The DNA window AATCGATCGATCAGACTTCCGTGACCCTTTGCACGGAATTAATATCCAGAGCGCAATTACCGATCGCATCCGGCGAATCTGAAAGATACTCCTCGGACGGCGTAATTCCAGCTGTCCTCATGTCATCCCTCACACGTTCTACCTAGTGCaacagtattaatattaattatcgtagtactaatattagtataatatatagggagaatataatatgaatataatattttttataaaagtattgttatttaaatttatttaaaaaatatattgtctcggttttttcttgttaaagaTTGTTATAGAGTagtaagagaaataataatgataagcaCATCGCGCAATGAAAATTTGTTGTTATCAGTCTTGCCTTTTGTCAAGTATTTAgggagaataatttataagtatgACTGAAAAAGATTGTACGAGCGTGTAGTGTAGTGAGACGGTAGCAGCATGCATTGCTGCGACAGAAATATGATGGTATTAAGGCACGTCAGAGCGCGCCGTGGCATGCATATACACCTGTACCCCAGACCTTAATCGACTCTAACCTGTGTGAGAACTCGCAGTAAATTCAAGCCGGCGACTTTCTTTAGATCAAGCACGTTCCATTTGCCGCTACGGAGAAGTTCGGCGAATAATTCGGGATACCTCGAGACGTCTTCGAGGCCACGAGGGGTTCTAAAGGAAAAGACGTTTTACACGTATAAACTGTcatgttttgtttttaaataacttatcaactataagaaaattatattgaataatattcattaaaaattgatttatagataaaagatTAACTTTTTCTAtccaaaaacattataattgtaaCGATATAGTTTGACAATTGAATTTCGGATAAATGATAgctaaaacattattatattgtgaaaattgtttaaggattaaaaatacaatatgtaaCACATATCTCGAAagttatctattaattaactCCATTGgacttatttcatttttttgacatACTTGTTGATGCCGTCGAAATCCCCGCCGACTCCGATATGGTCCACACCGATTAGGTTTCTAATGTAGTATATGTGCTCGGCCACGTCCGAGACACTGGCTTGAGGTCCgcattttacgaaataattgtaaaacgtGACCATCACTAGCCCGCCGTTATCAGCCTGGAAACAAGCACGTGATGATATAAAGAAGAACCCATAATTCTGACGTTCTATGATTTGAACGTGCCGTCGCATCGGGAATTTCAAACCAGCCCGATGATAGCCCGTAACACGTAATTTTCCGTTGGTGTATAGGAAAAGTTGTAACCTCGTTGCGCCTTTGCCCCGGAAACGGAACAAATACAATGACAGAGGGATCGATCGAATGGACGAGAAGGGAGACCTCGTTATCATGATATCGCATTCCATACCATCGACTTGGTGCCATTAATTTTCGACTTTGATAATTCGCTTCTTAATGAGTCGAGGCAAGCCGAGCGTTCCTTAATGAGGCACAAAACTCGACAGTAGAGAACGAAATTGCCGTGAGTAAATGTTTTATGCTGCTACTAAAATTTTAGCCATCGTCTTGGGATAATTATCGTCCGCgggaaagaaagataaataaaaaaagcaaaaaaaaatttatctgtgtcatattcttttttcgttaATAATTTAGCTTTGCGTCTGCGAACTGCGAATTTTGACGTAAGAAAGTCCAATTTCCGCGCGCGTgagaatcattattatataaatattgatgctataaactataaattattaaacctATAacagttttatacaaaaaaatataaattatattacaataatttttatataattttaattttttaaaaattatattgtaattaaagaacttttttttaagttttaagcaaagacaatttaaagaaaagtaaaagtaagtaaaaaaataaaagtaattaagaattaattttgtagtttgcagatatatatgtatatatatacttaccaGTTGTTTAAGAATGTCATCGGGCACATTTCTAGAAGAATTACAAATGGCGAACGCTGAGGAGTGTGAAAAAATGAGCGGCGCTTTACTGACCCTCAGAGCATCCCTCATGGTCGCCCTCGCAGTGTGGCTGAGGTCTATCAGCATTCCAAGCCTATTCATTTCTTGAACTACCGCTTTGCCGAATGTCGTCAGGCCTCCGCCTGaaagatatatcaaaattatttcattctttatgctttttgtgaatatatattaaaaaaaattgtgacataaatatttgaaatcagttaaataatattaatacacaaaacagttactataaatatattattcatttttattttaatatataatcatttcttttttaaatagcaagtcattataataaatttgatgtgaaataaaatttgatatatatatatatatatattttataatttagaaaagaaattaaagagaaaatgtaaaagcaggaatttaaattttaaattttaaattttcatcaaatttttatttgatattttaagttgcaactatttataaaattaagtttgtaAGTTTTGGCTCTGCTAATTCTGAAAAGGATGTTGATTTCAAATTCGCGTCTAATTTACCAtcttcgtcgtcgtcttcTACCGATGAACTTTTCGCCCACGGTGTGTTGCAAGTATGTGTCAGTGTGAGATACCGTACACCCAACTGATAAAGCGTTCTTAAAACGGCTAAACTACTTCCTAGACTATGCCCGCCTTCCACTCCAATCAGGGAGGCTATTCTACCTCGCCCGTGAGCCTCTAAAATCTctagaaattagaaatatgagTTGAATAAAGTTGATCGcgccaaattattttctgatgaACAATGTTCTGCTTTTGCTATAATAGCGAGCAATACTCACCCCTCGACGATGCAGCAAACTGCATGTgctgagaatatttttctatgagtCTTTTAATGAGATCTACCTGCTCTAGAGTCAACTGGACTGCGTTGAGATGCTGAGACTCGCATGGCACGTAAGCGGCccaaaactgaaaaaaaaaacaatctatgtaacgtatatattatttaaatctttctaaGAAAACAAACTAATATTTACtttcttgtattttatcttttaaaaaatattataaataattgtcgaAAAGGATTATATTAGcatttatttgacatatttaaagcaaagcaagaaaaacaaattaagaaaaatgtaaggtagaatgcaaatttcaaatttttaaatatattttttaaatatattattttacttttttaacttttaagttGAAGGATTATTTAGTAAGAAAaagtagattatattttataaaacattttatgacatacattatataatagaaaaaatctgcaaaagaatgtaatttaaagCGATACAACAATAACTTCACTTAATATCAGAACATGATTGATCTTCATATTGAAGAACGTTCAatcttattttagaaaaattaaattttcaataaaaataacattccaGATATAATTGCAATGTATTATCCAATATGATCAAAAATAGTATCGACAATATTCTGGTGTGTCAAGAGACGCGTTaaatcactatatatatatatatatatatatatatatatatatatatatattgtgtaatatatataatgtgtgtatgtatatgtgcgagCATGACACGCGCTTAATGCTCGCATCATTCAGACCTAACGAGCTCTTGAGTGCTCGTATGCGACGATAATCGATGCATTCAATCCGTCACGCTCATAATATTGTCGACATCCGAAACCCGTCTCTAGCAATCATCTCTAGCATAGCTTCCGGGAAATAACCGATAATCCtaaattacttatttacaCGTTTACATTGCACAACGGTAATATTCATTCCTTGAATTATGCGGGCGCTAATactgaattaatattaaagaagattGTCAAATACGATaatgtgtttaattaaatatttatattaaagaattttgcgcgataattaatactgatcttttataaaataatcttactttattaaaacattaatttaaatttttgttatcaatatatttattgttataaattaaaaagttataaaataaattctaattatttttaaagaaaaatcagcCATAAacatttgtgttaaaaaatatattattaaaggtttaattatttttagaaaaatgctatattattttgtttgtctTTCTTTAACATAATTGCTGCAATGTATCTAATCACGTTAAATAATTACCTGACCGCCCACCATGCCTTGTCGTAGTCTGACCAGATCGGTTTGACTCCAAGCACTTTTGCTCCAAGGCGCGACTTGACGCAAGTCCTTGTCAAAATCGAAGTCTGCCAGCTGATTGTGCAGGAAATTGCGGATGTTCCATGGTAAGTCATTGTGGCCGTCGATCAAAGGCACCTCGGAAAGAACCTGCCGAACGGTCTCCAATCGCTCACGCGGCGATGTCAGGAGTGCGAGCTCCCCATCCGCTGGACGTGGCCCGACTCTGCCCACCCAAGTACCAATCGACAGTATAATCACGCTTACTGTCCATACACCATTCTGGCCGCCACTCTAAAACGAGATATAGCAAATAATTCGATAGATTACCATCATtacctttattattttttttttttgcaataaaaaaattaattatttttattaaaaagatgtaaaatatgaaaagtctttttttcatcgataaaaatatgcaaattttgcattaaGTAAAATGCTATTAGATGAGCgatagaataaaaagataattaaaaaacatgataattatttttaataaatcagattatttatctacacaaaatatatatgttagatagatgttagattttttcaaatattttttttttttttaattatgctgCTGTAAACATTGTGTAAAGAGAATCTTAGGCTCAAGTACTAAACTGTATATAgcatattctattattagaaTCTTTatcaaagagatttttatcgGACAATTTGTCAGACAGATTGCCCAGCGGAAATATGAATGACTTCAATAATGGCACAAAGCGAGTTAATAAAGTaccataaaaattctttttgatatatgtatttagtACGGTATTCGCGCGTGTGAGAGAATAACGTATTGTTCCTGTGGGATTACCTTGCGTAATGAAGATAGACCGAAAGAGGGAAACAAAACATGAAGAGGATGGTCGTATATGCAGAGTTCCGCGACCCATGCCATTTCCCGTATACTCCTCCTAGTTTATGAAACCAAAGATCTCAGAAACGAGTGGTATTTTCATAAAAGGAAAATACGGCTTTGAtggagattataaattattaaacccTGTTCATTCAAGCAATGCCGTGGCGGATGTTTGCCTGTCGTCGGGATTTACAATTCACAGAACGAAACAGTGAATTATTTCTCGAGCAAGGTATTAAAGCCCTTGCTGTTCACTTTCCAGAACTTGCCCTTTTGCCAGTCAGGCTTACAAACACGGAGGAAAACCGTACACGCAATGGCCGGAGTTTAATCTTCGCCGCGAGTAATCCGCAGGACGAATTGCGGTACGTTACACCATGTGTTACAGGATTATATGAAAGAACCATGTAGACAAAACACATTTCTTTGTTCCGTATATTAttctatctataaaattattcatcagaggaaataaatttcaaattttttaggaAAAGACTGATGCCTTTTTTCCCAAAAATGATTGATTATagaggaaatttaattatcacgcGCCATTTGCATCGCAGTATCtatcgttatttattaaaaagaaatggatttctaaataaagtaattatttgtccaaatggaaaatttgttaatctctataaaaaataacgattttCTGCTCGTCTTAGATTTTATGCGGCAGAATTGTATCCTTGAATCGAAAGCAGATATCGCTTATCAATCGTACCGGAAAATATTTGCTGCGAGAAAGTCGAGAGATTCGTGTATAAGAGTGATTAGCCCAACTCGGCGTTCTAGCCGTGTAcaaaagaaggaaaattaCTTGAGTGTTGAGCAATGTCGTTTAACTGTACTGGCCGACCAAACGGCGACCCGCACTACTCGTTGACCGCGAGAATGCGGTCTGTTCATACTCGGCTGCCCATATACGGCATTTTCCGCGCCGCACCGATCCGCTCGAGACTTCGAGAGAGTCCCAACATTGTTTAAACTTCCGTCGGTCTTACGGAAATATTTGCGTAACGCTAACTTTCCTTGGCAATAATCATTAAGGAATTTGCAGCTCATCGCACTGTATTTTCATAGCATTTCACAATATTATTcgatatgcaatttatatcgCAATTAAAGGATAATactgaaattttcaattattgagAATTTTGCGAAAAGGCAAGTTGGAATGCAATTTATTCTTGTTTTGtgcaaatataatgtaactcctaaatttaaaatagtttaatttaataaatattaaaaaacttttcggttagttttaatattctaattttgcgtgtaatataaaaagttcttTCACGCGgtcgatttttatatgaaataaaataaaatatgtgatgaATACGTGTATatgaatgtgtgtatatgtatattatatgtgtttaataaaaaacttttttggtaaaaaacttttttctattcgaatttaatgcagaaaataaaataccgaaataatatataaatttactatgACATAATCCATCACATGCTAATTAATGAATAGAAAATGATTTAGTACTACGCAAACAAAgttgttgaaattttatatctgcGAATAATTATGCTTGTTTGATTCTATAGGCGGTTGATATCGAATCTATTCAGTCGCGTTGCTAACATTATAGTGTCATGCCTTTATCATTTCAGAACGagtttattgattttatctaCCTTTAAAGTGAATATTCATAATCTCGCGTGCACGGAAAAATCCGCAATTTAattcacataaataattttaatcatttatttttcggaTTAAATCTCATTGTGGCAATATCTAGCATGTATCTTAAAACAtacagaaaaaagataaaagattttataatacataaaactttttagagaattaattggattgtaaaaaatttgggattatcttatttttcatcttttgtagcatatatttctattatataaataatagacaaataaaagtatatacgaTCAATAGTATGAAATGTTTGGTTGGCACAacattttttgctttaatgtTGAGAGTAATTCAAgaataacacacacacacacacaacagaCTTGAAATGTTGCATTACTAACTGTAAACATTATCTGTTACAATTAAACtttcctaaaaaattaaaaaaatacattttgtatgtGAACTataatgtgtacatatattgttaatattcttGAATATTAATGGGAGTGCAGAAAAGAAGTTCAAAAAAGAGGCAAAAAAATAGTAGAGAAAGAGTCTCAAACTGACTTTTATCTAAATACAATTGTAATAATGGACTAAAAGATGTGATCGAAGCAAGCCACTTACTGAATGTGCTTAAATATCATGAGTAAATCGATGTTttcgagaatttaatttataaaattatttattgattagtTTGTATTTTGTTATAGCTGTGCAAGATCAGTCGctgaattacatatatttaaataagataaacaattatatgtatttagataaagtgttttaataatattttagaggcaaacattgcaaatatatctcattttgtaattaaaattaattaattgttattgtttattgcaattattatctatttctgtttaaataatattttaatgaaaattgttatatgtagagagagagaattgttaATACAAACATCGCTttgtcatatatgtatttcgcTCTACATTACGTTCTTCCTATATGAATAGATAATTTGATCCTATCTGCTCCATCGAATGAGTGGGGCCGTAAAGGGTTAAATTGGGTGGTCGATTCAATATTCCGCGCTCGTATGCGGCGCGGCGATATTGCCCGTTTCATAATTAACGCGTCAATTTGGCGATTGGCTTCGTTCGTGCATAAAAAGGCGACGTGCCGCAAATGATTTAAGTCACCACCCGAATTTTAATAACCTTCTTGGACGAGCAAATGTAGAATGGCTTTTAACGCTCTCTAACGCATTAACGTTTACGTcaatttttcgtaataatcGTAACATACGGGACGATAACGAGAGCGCAGTTTAATTTACGCGAATGGTATTCGTGCAGAAAATGTCGTAGAACATTGAGCGTTATGGACAGGGAACATTGTTATATTCGTTATTCAAATGCTTGAACTGTGTATAGCGGAGCTTGAAAAGGGGTCATGCGAGACAAACTAGGTTTTGCGTACTTTTAAGTTTCACCGAGAATATGTACTACGCGcgaaaaagcgagagagagagagagagagagagagagagaggcaaggGAAAAATTACTCTGTTGCTTTTTCCCTCTCTGGGGACGTCGTAACGTTTGAAATTGCACGGCGGCGGCATACGGACTGCCATCGTGGCTCTCGTgaacttaaaaaaagaaaagattctaaaaaaaaacaatctgagcttctctctttttcgatcTTTCCCCAAGCCCAGCTTTGCCGGAGCCATTTCGCCGAGACTCGCTGctggaaagaaaaattacttcgAGATGTTCTTCCAAAGACGTCGTTCCGCTTGAACAGCGGCGTGCATTTTAACGCGTCGAGAATTTATATGGCATGAGAGAAACAGGAATTTGCAAAATTCCTTCCATACGTCTTTCTTTGCgaaattatgcattatattctTACGCAAGATCGAAATCCATTTAACGaaagtatttttacataaattgaattttattcgacgcttaaaagaagatattttagTAGTGCTTGGGAAGAATCTCTCTCGTTGTAGGATTCTttgatttctttcaattttttcaatcacgATTTTTCGAATAAAGCGGATGCATGTAAGTGGAAACTTGGAGGTGAATGCGCGAAAGCAAGGTAAGTGAATCGGAAATTTCAGAGTCGCAATTCATGTTACGTGACTGGCCGTAATATTTCATGGAAATTTCTCCAGAGATAGGAGCAAGGTAAAGATGGCGACCAATGGTCAAAGAAATGATATGTATGCTCTCGGAGTGTTGAATCTGGCCAATGAGTATTAAcgattagatttttaaaatgctattaattacacgtggaaatatttttttaaatgccatCATCATCACGTAGCGATTACAGGCACAAACTCCATGAATGTGCGATTTTATCtcataagtaatatttatgttaattttatgtattcgaatttatctatattatttactacATATCGCTGCCATGTATAAATTATCGTATTTGCATCAGCTTCCACATTTTCTGCATGCGTTGttgcttataattataaaaatttcagattttgttcaaatattcacataatagcttaaataaatgagaattaTGGGATAtcctacatatatgtatatattaaagggGTATCGCAAATTCTCGTTTATTTAAATCGTTATGTATATAGTCGAAATAAACctgaaatatatctaaatgtatgtattttttgattCTATTTTGAGTTGTCAGAAATGACGCCGGTGCATATTTTAGAACGCGTGACGTATTCTCGCGTCGtgattgcaatttttcaaCGCGTCCGAGCGAGAGGTCGATATGATTTGCGACGGTCACGCATTACACATGTAAGCAAGGCGCGTCAGTGGCAATATTCTCATTAAGACTATGACATTTGTCACATGATGCATTGTCGCACGCTAATCTATCATACGCGGATGTTTTATGATTTCGATATGATAGAAAGAAATGTCAATGAAATGTATGAAgctgtaaataaattactcgACACTACGTACGCGATAATACAATGAAGCCAGTAAATAGATTTGCGCGAATAACaacgtgtatttttattatagatagatCTTTAGCCCTCTGGGAAAAAGCGGATGTGATTTTCGCGCTACGCGCAGGAGGAGAATCGACGACCGACACAAATGGATGGGATCGGGGCGAAATCCGGCCGCGGGAGCTCTCGTGAAGCGTGATAGTCCTGCGAGAAAACATGGAGACAAAGGGAGAAAAATCCGTTTACACGGACACTTTCCTTTTATTCATCaccctgtttttttttttttttatatttttctctccctcgccGTGTAACGTGTTTTAATACTCGGGTATGCGCGTCGAATTGCATCTCCCTAGATTGTAGCGTTCGCGTAATCGATATGGCTGTTTCGGCTGATATTCTCGCTCCGaccaataaatatttctcgtaCACATTTCTAAGTTGGTGCGCAGCGCGCTCGtgtt is part of the Cataglyphis hispanica isolate Lineage 1 chromosome 1, ULB_Chis1_1.0, whole genome shotgun sequence genome and encodes:
- the LOC126850652 gene encoding dipeptidase 1-like isoform X3; its protein translation is MRSGGQNGVWTVSVIILSIGTWVGRVGPRPADGELALLTSPRERLETVRQVLSEVPLIDGHNDLPWNIRNFLHNQLADFDFDKDLRQVAPWSKSAWSQTDLVRLRQGMVGGQFWAAYVPCESQHLNAVQLTLEQVDLIKRLIEKYSQHMQFAASSREILEAHGRGRIASLIGVEGGHSLGSSLAVLRTLYQLGVRYLTLTHTCNTPWAKSSSVEDDDEDGGGLTTFGKAVVQEMNRLGMLIDLSHTARATMRDALRVSKAPLIFSHSSAFAICNSSRNVPDDILKQLADNGGLVMVTFYNYFVKCGPQASVSDVAEHIYYIRNLIGVDHIGVGGDFDGINKTPRGLEDVSRYPELFAELLRSGKWNVLDLKKVAGLNLLRVLTQVERVRDDMRTAGITPSEEYLSDSPDAIGNCALDINSVQRVTEV
- the LOC126850652 gene encoding dipeptidase 1-like isoform X1, which translates into the protein MAWVAELCIYDHPLHVLFPSFGLSSLRKSGGQNGVWTVSVIILSIGTWVGRVGPRPADGELALLTSPRERLETVRQVLSEVPLIDGHNDLPWNIRNFLHNQLADFDFDKDLRQVAPWSKSAWSQTDLVRLRQGMVGGQFWAAYVPCESQHLNAVQLTLEQVDLIKRLIEKYSQHMQFAASSREILEAHGRGRIASLIGVEGGHSLGSSLAVLRTLYQLGVRYLTLTHTCNTPWAKSSSVEDDDEDGGGLTTFGKAVVQEMNRLGMLIDLSHTARATMRDALRVSKAPLIFSHSSAFAICNSSRNVPDDILKQLADNGGLVMVTFYNYFVKCGPQASVSDVAEHIYYIRNLIGVDHIGVGGDFDGINKTPRGLEDVSRYPELFAELLRSGKWNVLDLKKVAGLNLLRVLTQVERVRDDMRTAGITPSEEYLSDSPDAIGNCALDINSVQRVTEV
- the LOC126850652 gene encoding dipeptidase 1-like isoform X2, producing the protein MNLRCSGGQNGVWTVSVIILSIGTWVGRVGPRPADGELALLTSPRERLETVRQVLSEVPLIDGHNDLPWNIRNFLHNQLADFDFDKDLRQVAPWSKSAWSQTDLVRLRQGMVGGQFWAAYVPCESQHLNAVQLTLEQVDLIKRLIEKYSQHMQFAASSREILEAHGRGRIASLIGVEGGHSLGSSLAVLRTLYQLGVRYLTLTHTCNTPWAKSSSVEDDDEDGGGLTTFGKAVVQEMNRLGMLIDLSHTARATMRDALRVSKAPLIFSHSSAFAICNSSRNVPDDILKQLADNGGLVMVTFYNYFVKCGPQASVSDVAEHIYYIRNLIGVDHIGVGGDFDGINKTPRGLEDVSRYPELFAELLRSGKWNVLDLKKVAGLNLLRVLTQVERVRDDMRTAGITPSEEYLSDSPDAIGNCALDINSVQRVTEV